From the Spiroplasma sp. BIUS-1 genome, one window contains:
- the trpS gene encoding tryptophan--tRNA ligase has product MDKKRMLSAITTTGQMTLGNYIGAMKNFVELQEEFDMYVFVANLHGITTPIEKETLRKNIKNMVTLYFACGMDPEKSTVFVQSDVLEHAQLAWILTCNTTIGELQRMTQFKDKSTKVKSENGTEFIPTGLLTYPVLMAADILLYDPEFVPVGKDQKQHIELARNIAERMNNKFGEMFTIPGDYTPKVGSKIMDLQDPSKKMSKSAANPKSFIALLDDIEDVKKKIKAAVTDSENLIKYDPENKPGVSNLLTIYSALKNITIEETEKFFEGKDYGFLKENVSEVVVELLEKIQTKFKELSNSDLVDEWLEKGAEKARKIARKKLTKVQNLTGVNYKRK; this is encoded by the coding sequence ATGGATAAAAAAAGAATGTTATCAGCAATAACAACAACAGGTCAAATGACATTAGGTAACTATATTGGAGCTATGAAAAACTTTGTAGAACTTCAAGAAGAGTTTGATATGTATGTTTTTGTTGCAAACCTTCACGGAATAACAACACCAATTGAAAAAGAAACACTTAGAAAAAATATTAAAAATATGGTAACTCTATATTTTGCTTGTGGAATGGACCCTGAAAAATCAACAGTTTTTGTACAAAGTGATGTTTTAGAGCACGCTCAACTAGCTTGAATACTTACTTGTAATACAACTATTGGGGAATTACAAAGAATGACTCAATTTAAGGATAAATCAACAAAAGTCAAATCAGAAAATGGAACAGAATTTATTCCAACAGGTTTATTAACTTATCCTGTTTTAATGGCTGCAGATATTTTGTTATATGATCCAGAATTTGTTCCTGTTGGAAAAGATCAAAAACAACATATTGAATTAGCTAGAAATATTGCAGAAAGAATGAACAATAAATTTGGAGAAATGTTTACAATACCTGGAGATTACACTCCAAAAGTTGGTTCAAAAATAATGGACTTACAAGATCCATCTAAGAAAATGTCTAAATCAGCTGCTAACCCAAAAAGTTTTATAGCTCTTTTAGATGATATTGAAGATGTTAAAAAGAAAATAAAAGCTGCTGTTACCGATTCAGAGAACTTAATAAAATATGATCCAGAAAATAAACCTGGTGTAAGTAATCTATTAACAATATATTCAGCACTTAAAAATATTACTATTGAAGAAACAGAAAAATTCTTTGAAGGTAAGGATTATGGATTCTTAAAAGAAAATGTAAGTGAAGTGGTTGTTGAATTATTAGAAAAAATTCAAACTAAATTTAAAGAACTAAGTAATTCTGATTTAGTAGATGAGTGATTAGAAAAAGGAGCCGAAAAAGCTCGTAAAATAGCTAGAAAAAAACTTACAAAAGTACAAAATTTAACTGGAGTTAACTATAAAAGAAAATAA
- the rpmI gene encoding 50S ribosomal protein L35, translating into MPKMKTKSSLAKRVKKNGAGKLKRGKAYRSHLAQNKSTKQKRHLKKATFVSAGDMKRLKGLLQN; encoded by the coding sequence ATGCCAAAAATGAAGACAAAAAGCTCTTTAGCAAAAAGAGTTAAGAAAAATGGTGCAGGTAAGTTAAAAAGAGGTAAAGCTTATAGATCTCACTTAGCACAAAATAAATCAACAAAACAAAAAAGACATCTTAAAAAAGCAACTTTCGTCTCAGCTGGAGATATGAAACGTCTAAAAGGATTATTACAAAACTAA
- a CDS encoding NAD(+)/NADH kinase: protein MFSFSIIKNDYETTQEVVSSLKEKLEVRGWKYDEINPSYVFIFGGDGTFLKAVSTYKENITNIEFVPFKSGGIGFYTNKNRVENIDDTIESIENKSYKLNDFELLEIKSSQKNLIVTNEVKILNEKNPLYVEIYINDEFLEKFHGTGLVVSTSNGSSGYMKSAGGAIILSKDSRIFQLQELVPVSTNKFRTLNAPLILDENHVLKLKFEKKSNEIMIIDTVEYPVEDLEIEIKSSKNKIKVVTDHKAASKIEILRDIFVKDKEVIK, encoded by the coding sequence ATGTTTTCATTTAGCATAATTAAAAATGATTATGAAACAACACAAGAAGTAGTTTCTAGTTTAAAAGAAAAACTTGAAGTCAGGGGTTGAAAGTATGATGAAATTAACCCTAGTTATGTATTTATTTTTGGTGGAGATGGAACTTTTTTAAAGGCAGTATCAACATATAAAGAAAATATAACAAATATTGAGTTTGTCCCATTTAAATCTGGAGGAATTGGTTTTTACACAAACAAAAATAGGGTAGAAAACATTGATGATACTATTGAATCAATTGAAAATAAAAGCTATAAGTTAAATGATTTTGAGTTATTAGAAATAAAAAGTAGTCAAAAAAACTTAATAGTTACAAATGAAGTAAAAATATTAAATGAAAAAAATCCACTATATGTAGAAATTTATATAAATGATGAATTTTTAGAAAAATTTCACGGAACAGGACTAGTTGTTTCTACTTCTAATGGAAGTAGTGGTTATATGAAATCAGCTGGAGGAGCTATCATATTGTCTAAAGACAGTAGAATATTCCAACTCCAAGAACTTGTTCCTGTAAGTACAAACAAATTTAGAACTTTAAATGCTCCTTTAATATTAGATGAAAATCATGTATTAAAATTAAAGTTTGAAAAAAAGTCAAATGAAATAATGATAATAGATACAGTTGAGTATCCTGTTGAAGACTTAGAAATAGAGATAAAATCTTCAAAAAACAAAATAAAGGTTGTAACCGATCATAAAGCTGCAAGTAAAATTGAAATATTGAGAGATATTTTTGTTAAAGACAAGGAAGTTATAAAATAG
- a CDS encoding rhodanese-like domain-containing protein — protein sequence MFISVEEYALDKDKYFTLDVRTRTEFKTLPHFSWAVNIHIDQFLDDFKKYLEEYNPSNKPIVTVCNAGNRSGQVASFLRQLGYDARTLQGGIYNYNKKIR from the coding sequence ATGTTTATTTCAGTTGAAGAATATGCTTTGGACAAGGATAAGTATTTTACTTTGGATGTTAGAACAAGAACAGAGTTTAAAACTTTACCCCATTTTAGTTGAGCTGTAAATATTCATATAGATCAATTTTTAGATGACTTCAAAAAATACCTAGAGGAATATAACCCAAGCAACAAACCAATAGTAACAGTATGCAATGCTGGTAATCGAAGCGGACAAGTAGCTAGTTTTTTAAGACAACTTGGTTATGATGCAAGAACTCTTCAGGGAGGAATTTATAACTATAATAAAAAAATAAGATAA
- a CDS encoding DUF871 domain-containing protein, with product MKRQLGISIYPEQSTFEKDKEYLDLAKKLGYEVVFTSVLHFVGSENEKQKAEMVLKTIKYAKQIGFYTILDVEYKSMELIGISVNDVSKCNDYGIDCLRLDSPSLPFEISSITHNKYGVDIQLNMSNNDSLIDNVMDFKPIKERLSGCHNFYPLEYTALPFDYFKEANKKYLKHNLSTAAFVGSHFGEMTTATGWKELPTLEEQRNLSISEQAKILFYTNEINLVLIGNAYATKEELEELASIDRYEITLNVKPMYELSEDEKGILKFDHFRRGDITEYFVRSTFSRVEFKNSSIEPKNTKKTYNKGDVVIINNNDIKYKGECHIIMKDNFEDKQQKYNWIGTIKESEKRLIEFIGPWSHFRFGIEE from the coding sequence ATGAAAAGACAATTAGGTATATCAATATATCCTGAACAATCAACTTTTGAAAAAGACAAAGAATATTTGGATTTAGCAAAAAAATTAGGGTATGAAGTAGTTTTTACAAGTGTTTTACATTTTGTAGGATCAGAAAACGAAAAACAAAAAGCAGAAATGGTTTTAAAAACTATTAAATATGCAAAACAAATCGGTTTCTACACAATTTTAGATGTTGAATATAAATCAATGGAATTAATTGGAATAAGTGTTAATGATGTTTCAAAATGTAATGATTATGGAATAGATTGTTTGAGATTAGATTCTCCAAGTTTACCATTTGAAATATCTTCTATTACACATAATAAATATGGAGTAGATATTCAACTTAACATGTCAAATAATGACAGTTTAATTGATAATGTTATGGATTTTAAACCAATCAAAGAAAGACTTAGTGGATGTCATAATTTTTATCCATTAGAATATACAGCGCTTCCGTTTGATTACTTCAAAGAAGCAAATAAAAAATATTTAAAGCATAACTTATCAACTGCTGCTTTTGTTGGAAGCCATTTTGGTGAAATGACAACAGCTACTGGTTGAAAGGAATTGCCAACACTTGAAGAACAAAGAAATCTTTCTATTTCAGAACAAGCAAAAATTCTTTTCTACACAAATGAGATTAATTTAGTTTTGATTGGAAATGCTTATGCAACAAAAGAAGAATTAGAAGAATTAGCAAGTATTGATAGATATGAAATAACTTTAAATGTTAAACCAATGTATGAATTAAGTGAAGATGAAAAGGGTATTTTAAAATTTGATCACTTCAGAAGAGGGGATATTACAGAATATTTTGTTAGATCTACATTCTCAAGAGTAGAATTTAAAAACTCATCAATAGAGCCAAAAAATACAAAGAAAACTTATAATAAGGGTGATGTTGTAATAATAAATAATAATGATATTAAATATAAAGGTGAATGCCACATTATTATGAAAGATAATTTTGAAGACAAACAACAAAAATATAATTGAATTGGTACTATAAAAGAAAGTGAAAAAAGACTAATAGAATTTATTGGTCCTTGAAGTCACTTTAGATTCGGAATCGAGGAATAA
- the rplT gene encoding 50S ribosomal protein L20: protein MARVKFGKVTRARRKRWIKRAKGYYGTKKANYKKAHEQVVRSMAYAFVGRKLKKRDFRKLWIIRINAAVRPLGLSYSKFMNGLKIAGIDINRKMLSELAIHEPKQFEAIVASSKKALDSKK, encoded by the coding sequence ATGGCAAGAGTAAAATTTGGTAAAGTAACTAGAGCAAGAAGAAAACGTTGAATTAAAAGAGCAAAAGGTTACTACGGAACAAAAAAAGCAAACTATAAAAAGGCTCATGAACAAGTTGTACGTTCTATGGCTTATGCTTTTGTTGGACGTAAACTTAAAAAACGTGACTTTAGAAAATTATGAATTATTCGTATAAACGCAGCAGTTAGACCATTAGGATTAAGTTATTCTAAATTCATGAATGGTTTAAAAATTGCAGGAATTGATATTAACAGAAAAATGTTATCTGAATTAGCAATTCACGAACCAAAACAATTTGAAGCAATAGTAGCTTCATCTAAAAAAGCTTTAGATTCTAAAAAATAA
- the infC gene encoding translation initiation factor IF-3, whose product MADNKNIKTDFVNREIRAKQVLIINDDGTKNGPLNKFEALKLAEEAGLDLLQVGMQDNATAIAKILDYGKFKYEQKRKQKENKKNQVKVENKEIRLTVGIGEHDMDTKARKAREFLEAGDRVKVSLKFKGREITFQEFGKETLDRFFTKIEDVAKIEKEAKLNTRFLDMYVVPKKG is encoded by the coding sequence ATGGCAGACAATAAAAATATAAAAACAGATTTTGTAAACAGAGAAATTAGAGCTAAACAAGTTTTAATTATCAATGATGATGGTACTAAAAATGGACCACTTAACAAATTTGAAGCTTTAAAATTAGCAGAAGAAGCAGGTTTAGATCTACTTCAAGTGGGTATGCAAGATAATGCTACAGCTATTGCTAAAATCTTGGACTACGGTAAGTTTAAATATGAACAAAAACGTAAACAAAAAGAAAATAAGAAAAATCAAGTTAAAGTAGAAAACAAAGAAATTCGTTTAACTGTCGGTATTGGTGAACATGATATGGACACTAAAGCTAGAAAAGCAAGAGAATTCTTAGAAGCTGGAGATAGAGTTAAAGTATCATTAAAATTCAAGGGTAGAGAAATAACTTTCCAAGAATTTGGAAAAGAAACATTAGATAGATTTTTTACAAAAATTGAAGATGTTGCAAAAATCGAAAAAGAAGCCAAACTAAATACAAGATTCTTAGATATGTATGTAGTGCCAAAAAAAGGTTAA
- a CDS encoding PTS transporter subunit EIIC, translated as MNDKSVHLTNEKKLKTKRMKSSDNGSSSWSKFLTMLQELGKTLQFPIAVLPFAAILNRFGALGIQFSTDSAGEITNQVGYWISLIIQKPGAIPFDNLALLFAIGCAFGLAKDHRGEVALVAVIFYLSLAALTSEGTLPSMIYGNVLTQKQEAVSWVDPINNTTHWSQGGSGLWSQLLYVVTKSQYKQGASAVPGLVDGATYITGATYVLNIGVLGGIVAGCMSAYFYNRLKDIKLPPALSFFGGRRFVPMVALAAAIPTAFAFAIVWPWIQLGLIKFGTAVADPTNPAVAIPGTTVYAILNRLLLPFGLHQIMNTFFWFQMPVTGTPIEVITGAPIGSGEIIVNGDINAFTKGLNTAGLFQSGFFPIMMGGLPMAAVAMIMTADRENRKEMAGFLGGVAGVSFLSGITEPLEFSFVFIAPVLLGIHAGLTGLFMAITTSMRIQIGFGFSAGFIDYAISFAQSWGLANQASNSGFQTAIANPLWILVLSAAAGATYFFVFYFTIKKMNLATPGRNVDGTTLSTASKSSTKKESSQKGDRYDEMASKIVEAIGKDNFVSIDNCATRLRLVLKDNAIIDDALIKSSGTYGIKRLGTESLQIVVGPDVEHAANALKKLLNK; from the coding sequence ATGAACGATAAAAGCGTACATTTAACTAATGAAAAAAAGTTAAAGACAAAAAGAATGAAAAGTTCGGACAATGGTAGCAGTAGTTGAAGTAAATTTTTAACAATGCTTCAAGAGCTTGGAAAAACTCTACAGTTTCCAATCGCTGTGTTACCGTTTGCTGCTATTTTAAATAGGTTTGGAGCTCTGGGTATTCAATTTTCAACAGATTCTGCTGGTGAAATTACAAATCAAGTAGGATATTGAATATCTTTAATAATTCAAAAACCCGGTGCTATACCATTTGATAATCTTGCCTTATTATTTGCGATAGGTTGTGCTTTTGGTTTAGCGAAAGATCATCGAGGAGAAGTCGCCTTGGTAGCTGTGATATTTTATTTATCGCTTGCTGCATTAACAAGTGAAGGAACTCTTCCAAGTATGATTTATGGGAATGTTTTGACTCAAAAACAAGAAGCGGTATCTTGGGTTGACCCAATAAATAACACAACTCACTGAAGTCAAGGCGGAAGTGGATTATGGTCCCAGTTACTTTATGTTGTTACAAAATCACAGTATAAACAAGGAGCTTCTGCTGTTCCAGGGTTGGTAGATGGAGCTACATATATTACTGGAGCTACTTATGTTTTAAATATAGGGGTTTTAGGAGGAATAGTTGCAGGATGTATGTCAGCATACTTCTACAATAGATTAAAAGATATTAAATTGCCTCCTGCATTATCATTTTTTGGGGGTAGAAGATTTGTCCCTATGGTTGCCTTAGCTGCAGCTATACCAACGGCTTTTGCATTTGCAATAGTATGACCTTGAATACAATTAGGATTAATTAAATTCGGAACAGCAGTTGCTGATCCAACAAATCCTGCAGTTGCTATTCCAGGAACTACTGTATATGCAATATTAAACAGACTATTATTACCATTTGGTTTACACCAAATTATGAATACATTCTTCTGATTCCAAATGCCTGTGACAGGTACTCCAATAGAAGTGATAACTGGAGCGCCAATCGGCTCAGGAGAAATAATTGTAAATGGTGATATTAATGCATTTACTAAGGGATTAAATACAGCTGGTTTATTCCAATCAGGTTTCTTCCCAATTATGATGGGTGGATTACCAATGGCTGCTGTAGCTATGATTATGACAGCAGATAGAGAAAATAGAAAAGAAATGGCAGGATTCCTTGGGGGAGTTGCTGGTGTTTCATTCTTGTCAGGAATTACTGAACCTTTAGAATTCTCATTTGTATTTATTGCACCTGTTTTATTAGGTATTCACGCAGGATTAACAGGTTTATTTATGGCAATAACAACTTCTATGAGAATTCAAATAGGATTCGGATTTAGTGCTGGATTTATTGACTATGCAATATCATTTGCACAATCATGAGGATTAGCAAATCAAGCAAGTAATAGTGGATTTCAAACAGCAATTGCAAATCCGTTATGAATATTAGTATTGTCTGCAGCTGCAGGAGCAACATACTTCTTCGTATTCTACTTCACAATTAAAAAAATGAATCTAGCAACACCAGGAAGAAATGTTGACGGAACAACATTATCAACAGCAAGTAAATCATCTACAAAAAAAGAATCTTCACAAAAAGGAGACAGATATGATGAGATGGCTTCAAAAATAGTAGAAGCTATTGGTAAAGATAACTTTGTAAGTATTGATAATTGCGCAACTAGATTAAGACTTGTGCTTAAAGATAATGCCATTATAGATGATGCACTAATTAAATCATCAGGAACTTATGGTATAAAACGTTTAGGAACTGAAAGTTTGCAAATAGTTGTAGGACCTGATGTTGAACATGCTGCTAATGCACTTAAAAAATTATTAAATAAATAA